A portion of the Syngnathoides biaculeatus isolate LvHL_M chromosome 7, ASM1980259v1, whole genome shotgun sequence genome contains these proteins:
- the LOC133503509 gene encoding 5-hydroxytryptamine receptor 3A-like — protein sequence MVPPVQSFWNPINITVTMNVLAILGVDEKAQTMTLFISQYLTWRIDGLHWSERDCGTKRVSVSRENLWIPDIHISEFMDEDNSPQNMHVFLYNTGLVFDSKSIRVVTSCQLDIYPFPFDVQNCSLTFRSYLHQDSEIKLIQGATSEETLEVSRKLIQTNGEWELVDIKVTPSVLKLNGGSYSEMKYYIVLKRQPMLYVVNLLIPSCFLITVDLFSFLLPPQSVDRASFKMTLILGYTVFLLIMNDLLPVSGQTTPLINVFFSISLALMVASLLETIFITNIQFTSSQYSTVPRWLSILVLRYLALAVCLPTQKKSNRITVSLQPPKELQIHNPISNSLVNSCNISEDKPPPDPHQHLLDELRKLSKDLIAIRLHMDNHFKGTKTSQEWYMIGIVVDRLLFAIYIIFILASFLAITCIWIWSDSL from the exons ACATGGAGAATCGACGGGTTGCACTGGAGCGAGAGGGACTGCGGAACgaaaagggtttctgtctctcGGGAAAATCTTTGGATCCCAGACATTCACATCTCAGAGTT cATGGATGAGGACAActctccccaaaacatgcacgtcTTCCTATACAACACCGGCCTTGTTTTTGACAGTAAATCCATTCGAGTGGTCACTTCCTGCCAACTGGACATCTACCCATTCCCCTTTGATGTACAAAATTGCTCCCTGACATTTAGATCCTACCTGCACCAAG ATTCGGAGATCAAACTGATTCAGGGCGCCACATCAGAGGAAACCCTGGAAGTGTCCAGAAAACTCATTCAGACCAACGGGGAGTGGGAGCTTGTTGACATCAAAGTAACACCGTCTGTCCTAAAACTAAACGGAGGAAGCTACTCGGAAATGAAGTACTAT ATTGTCCTAAAACGTCAGCCCATGCTGTACGTGGTGAACCTGCTGATCCCCAGCTGCTTCCTTATTACAGTGGACCTCTTCAGCTTCCTGCTCCCTCCACAAAGTGTGGACCGGGCCTCCTTCAAGATGACCCTCATCTTGGGCTACACCGTCTTCCTGCTAATCATGAATGACCTGTTGCCCGTCAGCGGCCAGACCACTCCCCTTATCA ATGTTTTCTTCTCAATCAGCCTGGCTCTGATGGTGGCCAGCCTGCTGGAGACCATATTTATCACCAATATCCAGTTCACCTCCAGTCAATACAGCACAGTGCCTCGCTGGCTCAGCATCCTCGTCCTGCGGTACCTCGCCCTTGCGGTTTGTCTGCCCACCCAGAAAAAGAGCAACAGAATCACTGTGTCGCTACAGCCACCCAAAG AATTACAAATACATAACCCAATCAGCAACAGCCTTGTGAACTCATGCAACATCTCTGAGGACAAACCTCCTCCAGACCCTCACCAGCACCTCCTGGATGAGCTGAGGAAGCTAAGCAAAGACCTGATAGCCATCCGCCTACACATGGACAACCACTTTAAAGGTACCAAAACTTCCCAGGAGTGGTACATGATCGGAATTGTGGTGGACCGCTTGCTCTTCGCAATATACATCATCTTCATCCTTGCCAGCTTCCTCGCCATCACATGCATCTGGATCTGGAGTGACTCGCTTTGA
- the rubcn gene encoding run domain Beclin-1-interacting and cysteine-rich domain-containing protein isoform X1 — translation MEITSDGEAAERRRELWKLLSSLKTTVEGLLSTNNPNVWSRYGGLQRLHKDMNNILSHGLKNEQVYYKQRDYWPFVWCVRYINPQFASHVEQFSQLEPVLSTRVQSAGESYKADRWLLYSLQVHMLSAQLKPLLRHRGHTRKYYNEDAYLLSEPHVTAMFQCLEAVEQNNPKLLAQIDTVGLSPLNNPPCLGLLKSQSLCVLPGAGGNWRTADLAPPRESLNRRLTTSDNSLRDVAALTTSGNMTGVSNSANTTSRTSSLGPPWVCLTKPEESKQGVMPPPGHASIPSISLSESPSPSSPQPDTGDSGDGEFDDGPEYLAIGNRGQHSRRNTQSSTHSSETSESKDLSPQPKSMALPPPRRSSFSEGQREPGRGSRGHTRSFSDTGIGQKLRKEMMSEDCSIKEYNPFSSQCNDPNTPTSFYMESYGSQHSRTPDGLFRKPSEGQSLISYLSEQDFGSCADLEKENAHFSISESLIAAIELMKYNLRCQQDEREEEGDSDSEIQQLKQKIRLRRQQIRRNRLPPCTASQHLFTSTDSSGSRRSSQDSSHGLLDSDSAEEVEECELQDGCEGQSLLVVSQNGLSLSLASLFSVMPAEGLLSYLYSCHPSSQADIKRSISSSNKSFLSSESISTSFLQSNSAESVAMGLLRQFEGMQLPAASELDWLVPEHDAPQKLLPIPDSLPISPDDGEHADIYKLRIRVRGNLEWAPPRPQIIFNIHSPPKRKIVVAKQNYRCAGCGTRIDPDYIKRLRYCEYLGRYFCQCCHENAQAVVPGRILMKWDFSKYYVSNFARDLLSKIAGDPLFNPNDINSSLYKKVKALESVRVLRMQLFHMKNLFKTCRFSKEVLEQFDILPGHLTEDLHLFSLNDLSAMRNGELAPRMKELLKLGTVHVAGCVLCQAKGFVCEFCGNEKDIIFPFQLSKCQRCEECHACYHRSCFRITKDCPRCQRLADRREKMEQQEDEGGGI, via the exons ATGGAGATAACGTCGGACGGAGAGGCGGCGGAACGCAG GCGAGAGCTCTGGAAGTTGTTGTCCAGTCTGAAGACCACAGTAGAGGGCCTCCTGTCCACAAACAACCCCAACGTTTGGTCCCGCTACGGAGGCCTTCAGCGCCTGCACAAGGACATGAACAACATTCTCAGCCATGGACTGAAGAATGAGCAG GTTTATTACAAGCAGAGAGACTACTGGCCATTTGTGTGGTGTGTTCGTTACATCAACCCTCAGTTTGCCTCACATGTTGAACAG TTCAGTCAACTGGAGCCTGTACTGAGCACCAGGGTGCAGAGTGCTGGTGAGAGCTACAAGGCTGACCGCTGGCTCCTTTACAGCTTGCAGGTCCACATGCTGTCAGCTCAGCTGAAACCTCTGCTTAGGCATCGGGGACATACAAGAAAATACTACAACG AGGATGCCTACCTGCTCAGCGAGCCACATGTCACCGCCATGTTCCAGTGTCTTGAAGCTGTGGAGCAGAATAACCCCAAACTTTTAGCCCAAATAGACACAGTGGGG CTCTCCCCTCTCAACAACCCGCCGTGCCTTGGCCTGTTGAAAAGCCAGAGCCTGTGTGTGTTGCCCGGGGCTGGCGGGAACTGGCGAACTGCTGACTTGGCACCTCCAAGAGAGTCTTTAAACCGGAGGCTCACCACATCTGACAACTCCCTTAGAGATGTGGCTGCCTTGACCACCAGTGGCAACATGACAGGAGTCAGCAATAGCGCAA ATACTACCTCACGAACCAGCAGCCTTGGTCCTCCCTGGGTGTGCTTGACCAAGCCAGAGGAGAGCAAGCAGGGTGTgatgccccctcctggacatgCGTCCATACCATCCATCTCTCTTTCAGAGTCTCCCTCACCTTCCTCCCCACAACCTGACACAGGAGATTCAGGCGATGGCGAATTTGATGACGGTCCAGAGTATTTGGCCATTGGTAATCGGGGCCAACACAGTCGCCGAAACACTCAAAGCTCCACACACAGCAGTGAGACCAGCGAGAGCAAGGACCTGTCCCCACAGCCAAAATCTATGGCTCTACCTCCACCTAGGCGCTCATCTTTTTCAGAGGGCCAGAGAGAACCAGGCCGAGGGTCTCGAGGACACACCCGGTCGTTTTCCGACACAGGGATTGGCCAAAAACTCAGGAAAG AAATGATGAGCGAAGACTGCAGCATTAAGGAGTACAACCCTTTCTCATCCCAGTGCAATGACCCCAACACGCCGACTTCCTTTTACATGGAATCTT ATGGGTCTCAGCACAGCAGGACACCAGATGGTTTGTTTAGGAAGCCATCAGAGGGCCAGAGCCTCATCAGCTACCTGTCAGAGCAGGACTTTGGCAGCTGTGCTGACCTTGAAAAG GAGAACGCTCATTTTAGCATCTCCGAGTCTCTCATTGCGGCCATTGAGCTGATGAAGTACAACCTGCGGTGTCAACAGGACGAGAGGGAAGAGGAAGGGGACAGTGACTCAGAGATTCAGCAGCTCAAGCAAAAGATCCGCCTGCGAAGGCAGCAGATCCGTCGCAACCGCTTACCGCCCTGCACGGCTTCCCAGCACC TGTTCACTTCGACTGATAGCAGTGGTTCAAGGAGGAGCTCCCAGGACTCCAGTCACGGCCTATTAGATTCCGACTCTGCTGAAGAGGTGGAGGAGTGTGAACTGCAAG ATGGCTGTGAGGGTCAGTCCCTGCTGGTGGTGTCTCAGAACGGCCTCTCCTTGTCACTTGCCTCCCTCTTCTCAG TGATGCCTGCAGAGGGACTGCTTAGTTATTTGTATAGCTGCCATCCATCCTCTC AAGCAGACATAAAGCGCAGCATAAGCTCCAGCAACAAGTCATTTCTGAGCTCTGAGTCAAT TTCCACCTCCTTCCTTCAATCCAACTCAGCGGAGTCGGTTGCCATGGGTTTGCTCCGACAGTTTGAGGGCATGCAGCTTCCTGCCGCCTCTGAGCTTGACTGGCTGGTTCCAGAACATGATGCGCCACAGAAA CTGCTGCCCATCCCAGACTCTCTGCCTATCTCCCCGGAtgatggagaacatgcagacatCTATAAGCTAAGGATTCGCGTACGAGGGAACCTGGAGTGGGCACCGCCCCGACCACAAATCATCTTCAACATTCACTCTCCACCCAA gaGGAAGATAGTTGTGGCAAAACAAAATTACCGCTGTGCTGGCTGCGGCACTCGCATCGACCCAG ATTATATTAAAAGACTACGTTACTGCGAGTACCTTGGTCGTTACTTCTGCCAGTGCTGCCACGAGAATGCGCAAGCGGTGGTTCCCGGTCGAATTCTCATGAAGTGGGACTTCAGCAAATACTACGTGAGCAACTTTGCCCGTGATTTGCTGAGCAAGATTGCGGGAGACCCACTCTTTAATCCAAATGACATCAACAGCAGCCTCTACAAGAAAGTTAAAGCTCTGGAGTCTGTTAGG gTTTTGAGAATGCAGCTATTTCATATGAAAAACCTCTTCAAGACGTGTCGATTTTCAAAAGA GGTCCTTGAGCAGTTTGACATCCTTCCTGGTCACTTGACCGAGGACCTTCACTTGTTTTCCCTAAATGATCTCTCGGCCATGCGCAATGGAGAATTAGCCCCCCGAATGAAGGAGCTGCTTAAACTTGGAACTGTGCATGTAGCGGGCTGTGTG CTGTGCCAGGCAAAGGGCTTCGTGTGCGAGTTCTGCGGCAACGAAAAAGACATCATCTTTCCCTTTCAACTGAGCAAGTGCCAGCGCTGCGAAG AGTGTCATGCTTGTTACCACCGCAGTTGCTTCAGAATCACGAAGGACTGCCCCCGGTGTCAGAGGCTGGCCGATCGGCGAGAGAAGATGGAGCAACAAGAGGACGAGGGTGGCGGAATTTAG
- the rubcn gene encoding run domain Beclin-1-interacting and cysteine-rich domain-containing protein isoform X3, with amino-acid sequence MEITSDGEAAERRRELWKLLSSLKTTVEGLLSTNNPNVWSRYGGLQRLHKDMNNILSHGLKNEQVYYKQRDYWPFVWCVRYINPQFASHVEQFSQLEPVLSTRVQSAGESYKADRWLLYSLQVHMLSAQLKPLLRHRGHTRKYYNEDAYLLSEPHVTAMFQCLEAVEQNNPKLLAQIDTVGLSPLNNPPCLGLLKSQSLCVLPGAGGNWRTADLAPPRESLNRRLTTSDNSLRDVAALTTSGNMTGVSNSANTTSRTSSLGPPWVCLTKPEESKQGVMPPPGHASIPSISLSESPSPSSPQPDTGDSGDGEFDDGPEYLAIGNRGQHSRRNTQSSTHSSETSESKDLSPQPKSMALPPPRRSSFSEGQREPGRGSRGHTRSFSDTGIGQKLRKEMMSEDCSIKEYNPFSSQCNDPNTPTSFYMESYGSQHSRTPDGLFRKPSEGQSLISYLSEQDFGSCADLEKENAHFSISESLIAAIELMKYNLRCQQDEREEEGDSDSEIQQLKQKIRLRRQQIRRNRLPPCTASQHLFTSTDSSGSRRSSQDSSHGLLDSDSAEEVEECELQEADIKRSISSSNKSFLSSESISTSFLQSNSAESVAMGLLRQFEGMQLPAASELDWLVPEHDAPQKLLPIPDSLPISPDDGEHADIYKLRIRVRGNLEWAPPRPQIIFNIHSPPKRKIVVAKQNYRCAGCGTRIDPDYIKRLRYCEYLGRYFCQCCHENAQAVVPGRILMKWDFSKYYVSNFARDLLSKIAGDPLFNPNDINSSLYKKVKALESVRVLRMQLFHMKNLFKTCRFSKEVLEQFDILPGHLTEDLHLFSLNDLSAMRNGELAPRMKELLKLGTVHVAGCVLCQAKGFVCEFCGNEKDIIFPFQLSKCQRCEECHACYHRSCFRITKDCPRCQRLADRREKMEQQEDEGGGI; translated from the exons ATGGAGATAACGTCGGACGGAGAGGCGGCGGAACGCAG GCGAGAGCTCTGGAAGTTGTTGTCCAGTCTGAAGACCACAGTAGAGGGCCTCCTGTCCACAAACAACCCCAACGTTTGGTCCCGCTACGGAGGCCTTCAGCGCCTGCACAAGGACATGAACAACATTCTCAGCCATGGACTGAAGAATGAGCAG GTTTATTACAAGCAGAGAGACTACTGGCCATTTGTGTGGTGTGTTCGTTACATCAACCCTCAGTTTGCCTCACATGTTGAACAG TTCAGTCAACTGGAGCCTGTACTGAGCACCAGGGTGCAGAGTGCTGGTGAGAGCTACAAGGCTGACCGCTGGCTCCTTTACAGCTTGCAGGTCCACATGCTGTCAGCTCAGCTGAAACCTCTGCTTAGGCATCGGGGACATACAAGAAAATACTACAACG AGGATGCCTACCTGCTCAGCGAGCCACATGTCACCGCCATGTTCCAGTGTCTTGAAGCTGTGGAGCAGAATAACCCCAAACTTTTAGCCCAAATAGACACAGTGGGG CTCTCCCCTCTCAACAACCCGCCGTGCCTTGGCCTGTTGAAAAGCCAGAGCCTGTGTGTGTTGCCCGGGGCTGGCGGGAACTGGCGAACTGCTGACTTGGCACCTCCAAGAGAGTCTTTAAACCGGAGGCTCACCACATCTGACAACTCCCTTAGAGATGTGGCTGCCTTGACCACCAGTGGCAACATGACAGGAGTCAGCAATAGCGCAA ATACTACCTCACGAACCAGCAGCCTTGGTCCTCCCTGGGTGTGCTTGACCAAGCCAGAGGAGAGCAAGCAGGGTGTgatgccccctcctggacatgCGTCCATACCATCCATCTCTCTTTCAGAGTCTCCCTCACCTTCCTCCCCACAACCTGACACAGGAGATTCAGGCGATGGCGAATTTGATGACGGTCCAGAGTATTTGGCCATTGGTAATCGGGGCCAACACAGTCGCCGAAACACTCAAAGCTCCACACACAGCAGTGAGACCAGCGAGAGCAAGGACCTGTCCCCACAGCCAAAATCTATGGCTCTACCTCCACCTAGGCGCTCATCTTTTTCAGAGGGCCAGAGAGAACCAGGCCGAGGGTCTCGAGGACACACCCGGTCGTTTTCCGACACAGGGATTGGCCAAAAACTCAGGAAAG AAATGATGAGCGAAGACTGCAGCATTAAGGAGTACAACCCTTTCTCATCCCAGTGCAATGACCCCAACACGCCGACTTCCTTTTACATGGAATCTT ATGGGTCTCAGCACAGCAGGACACCAGATGGTTTGTTTAGGAAGCCATCAGAGGGCCAGAGCCTCATCAGCTACCTGTCAGAGCAGGACTTTGGCAGCTGTGCTGACCTTGAAAAG GAGAACGCTCATTTTAGCATCTCCGAGTCTCTCATTGCGGCCATTGAGCTGATGAAGTACAACCTGCGGTGTCAACAGGACGAGAGGGAAGAGGAAGGGGACAGTGACTCAGAGATTCAGCAGCTCAAGCAAAAGATCCGCCTGCGAAGGCAGCAGATCCGTCGCAACCGCTTACCGCCCTGCACGGCTTCCCAGCACC TGTTCACTTCGACTGATAGCAGTGGTTCAAGGAGGAGCTCCCAGGACTCCAGTCACGGCCTATTAGATTCCGACTCTGCTGAAGAGGTGGAGGAGTGTGAACTGCAAG AAGCAGACATAAAGCGCAGCATAAGCTCCAGCAACAAGTCATTTCTGAGCTCTGAGTCAAT TTCCACCTCCTTCCTTCAATCCAACTCAGCGGAGTCGGTTGCCATGGGTTTGCTCCGACAGTTTGAGGGCATGCAGCTTCCTGCCGCCTCTGAGCTTGACTGGCTGGTTCCAGAACATGATGCGCCACAGAAA CTGCTGCCCATCCCAGACTCTCTGCCTATCTCCCCGGAtgatggagaacatgcagacatCTATAAGCTAAGGATTCGCGTACGAGGGAACCTGGAGTGGGCACCGCCCCGACCACAAATCATCTTCAACATTCACTCTCCACCCAA gaGGAAGATAGTTGTGGCAAAACAAAATTACCGCTGTGCTGGCTGCGGCACTCGCATCGACCCAG ATTATATTAAAAGACTACGTTACTGCGAGTACCTTGGTCGTTACTTCTGCCAGTGCTGCCACGAGAATGCGCAAGCGGTGGTTCCCGGTCGAATTCTCATGAAGTGGGACTTCAGCAAATACTACGTGAGCAACTTTGCCCGTGATTTGCTGAGCAAGATTGCGGGAGACCCACTCTTTAATCCAAATGACATCAACAGCAGCCTCTACAAGAAAGTTAAAGCTCTGGAGTCTGTTAGG gTTTTGAGAATGCAGCTATTTCATATGAAAAACCTCTTCAAGACGTGTCGATTTTCAAAAGA GGTCCTTGAGCAGTTTGACATCCTTCCTGGTCACTTGACCGAGGACCTTCACTTGTTTTCCCTAAATGATCTCTCGGCCATGCGCAATGGAGAATTAGCCCCCCGAATGAAGGAGCTGCTTAAACTTGGAACTGTGCATGTAGCGGGCTGTGTG CTGTGCCAGGCAAAGGGCTTCGTGTGCGAGTTCTGCGGCAACGAAAAAGACATCATCTTTCCCTTTCAACTGAGCAAGTGCCAGCGCTGCGAAG AGTGTCATGCTTGTTACCACCGCAGTTGCTTCAGAATCACGAAGGACTGCCCCCGGTGTCAGAGGCTGGCCGATCGGCGAGAGAAGATGGAGCAACAAGAGGACGAGGGTGGCGGAATTTAG
- the rubcn gene encoding run domain Beclin-1-interacting and cysteine-rich domain-containing protein isoform X2, translated as MEITSDGEAAERRRELWKLLSSLKTTVEGLLSTNNPNVWSRYGGLQRLHKDMNNILSHGLKNEQVYYKQRDYWPFVWCVRYINPQFASHVEQFSQLEPVLSTRVQSAGESYKADRWLLYSLQVHMLSAQLKPLLRHRGHTRKYYNEDAYLLSEPHVTAMFQCLEAVEQNNPKLLAQIDTVGLSPLNNPPCLGLLKSQSLCVLPGAGGNWRTADLAPPRESLNRRLTTSDNSLRDVAALTTSGNMTGVSNSANTTSRTSSLGPPWVCLTKPEESKQGVMPPPGHASIPSISLSESPSPSSPQPDTGDSGDGEFDDGPEYLAIGNRGQHSRRNTQSSTHSSETSESKDLSPQPKSMALPPPRRSSFSEGQREPGRGSRGHTRSFSDTGIGQKLRKEMMSEDCSIKEYNPFSSQCNDPNTPTSFYMESYGSQHSRTPDGLFRKPSEGQSLISYLSEQDFGSCADLEKENAHFSISESLIAAIELMKYNLRCQQDEREEEGDSDSEIQQLKQKIRLRRQQIRRNRLPPCTASQHLFTSTDSSGSRRSSQDSSHGLLDSDSAEEVEECELQDGCEGQSLLVVSQNGLSLSLASLFSEADIKRSISSSNKSFLSSESISTSFLQSNSAESVAMGLLRQFEGMQLPAASELDWLVPEHDAPQKLLPIPDSLPISPDDGEHADIYKLRIRVRGNLEWAPPRPQIIFNIHSPPKRKIVVAKQNYRCAGCGTRIDPDYIKRLRYCEYLGRYFCQCCHENAQAVVPGRILMKWDFSKYYVSNFARDLLSKIAGDPLFNPNDINSSLYKKVKALESVRVLRMQLFHMKNLFKTCRFSKEVLEQFDILPGHLTEDLHLFSLNDLSAMRNGELAPRMKELLKLGTVHVAGCVLCQAKGFVCEFCGNEKDIIFPFQLSKCQRCEECHACYHRSCFRITKDCPRCQRLADRREKMEQQEDEGGGI; from the exons ATGGAGATAACGTCGGACGGAGAGGCGGCGGAACGCAG GCGAGAGCTCTGGAAGTTGTTGTCCAGTCTGAAGACCACAGTAGAGGGCCTCCTGTCCACAAACAACCCCAACGTTTGGTCCCGCTACGGAGGCCTTCAGCGCCTGCACAAGGACATGAACAACATTCTCAGCCATGGACTGAAGAATGAGCAG GTTTATTACAAGCAGAGAGACTACTGGCCATTTGTGTGGTGTGTTCGTTACATCAACCCTCAGTTTGCCTCACATGTTGAACAG TTCAGTCAACTGGAGCCTGTACTGAGCACCAGGGTGCAGAGTGCTGGTGAGAGCTACAAGGCTGACCGCTGGCTCCTTTACAGCTTGCAGGTCCACATGCTGTCAGCTCAGCTGAAACCTCTGCTTAGGCATCGGGGACATACAAGAAAATACTACAACG AGGATGCCTACCTGCTCAGCGAGCCACATGTCACCGCCATGTTCCAGTGTCTTGAAGCTGTGGAGCAGAATAACCCCAAACTTTTAGCCCAAATAGACACAGTGGGG CTCTCCCCTCTCAACAACCCGCCGTGCCTTGGCCTGTTGAAAAGCCAGAGCCTGTGTGTGTTGCCCGGGGCTGGCGGGAACTGGCGAACTGCTGACTTGGCACCTCCAAGAGAGTCTTTAAACCGGAGGCTCACCACATCTGACAACTCCCTTAGAGATGTGGCTGCCTTGACCACCAGTGGCAACATGACAGGAGTCAGCAATAGCGCAA ATACTACCTCACGAACCAGCAGCCTTGGTCCTCCCTGGGTGTGCTTGACCAAGCCAGAGGAGAGCAAGCAGGGTGTgatgccccctcctggacatgCGTCCATACCATCCATCTCTCTTTCAGAGTCTCCCTCACCTTCCTCCCCACAACCTGACACAGGAGATTCAGGCGATGGCGAATTTGATGACGGTCCAGAGTATTTGGCCATTGGTAATCGGGGCCAACACAGTCGCCGAAACACTCAAAGCTCCACACACAGCAGTGAGACCAGCGAGAGCAAGGACCTGTCCCCACAGCCAAAATCTATGGCTCTACCTCCACCTAGGCGCTCATCTTTTTCAGAGGGCCAGAGAGAACCAGGCCGAGGGTCTCGAGGACACACCCGGTCGTTTTCCGACACAGGGATTGGCCAAAAACTCAGGAAAG AAATGATGAGCGAAGACTGCAGCATTAAGGAGTACAACCCTTTCTCATCCCAGTGCAATGACCCCAACACGCCGACTTCCTTTTACATGGAATCTT ATGGGTCTCAGCACAGCAGGACACCAGATGGTTTGTTTAGGAAGCCATCAGAGGGCCAGAGCCTCATCAGCTACCTGTCAGAGCAGGACTTTGGCAGCTGTGCTGACCTTGAAAAG GAGAACGCTCATTTTAGCATCTCCGAGTCTCTCATTGCGGCCATTGAGCTGATGAAGTACAACCTGCGGTGTCAACAGGACGAGAGGGAAGAGGAAGGGGACAGTGACTCAGAGATTCAGCAGCTCAAGCAAAAGATCCGCCTGCGAAGGCAGCAGATCCGTCGCAACCGCTTACCGCCCTGCACGGCTTCCCAGCACC TGTTCACTTCGACTGATAGCAGTGGTTCAAGGAGGAGCTCCCAGGACTCCAGTCACGGCCTATTAGATTCCGACTCTGCTGAAGAGGTGGAGGAGTGTGAACTGCAAG ATGGCTGTGAGGGTCAGTCCCTGCTGGTGGTGTCTCAGAACGGCCTCTCCTTGTCACTTGCCTCCCTCTTCTCAG AAGCAGACATAAAGCGCAGCATAAGCTCCAGCAACAAGTCATTTCTGAGCTCTGAGTCAAT TTCCACCTCCTTCCTTCAATCCAACTCAGCGGAGTCGGTTGCCATGGGTTTGCTCCGACAGTTTGAGGGCATGCAGCTTCCTGCCGCCTCTGAGCTTGACTGGCTGGTTCCAGAACATGATGCGCCACAGAAA CTGCTGCCCATCCCAGACTCTCTGCCTATCTCCCCGGAtgatggagaacatgcagacatCTATAAGCTAAGGATTCGCGTACGAGGGAACCTGGAGTGGGCACCGCCCCGACCACAAATCATCTTCAACATTCACTCTCCACCCAA gaGGAAGATAGTTGTGGCAAAACAAAATTACCGCTGTGCTGGCTGCGGCACTCGCATCGACCCAG ATTATATTAAAAGACTACGTTACTGCGAGTACCTTGGTCGTTACTTCTGCCAGTGCTGCCACGAGAATGCGCAAGCGGTGGTTCCCGGTCGAATTCTCATGAAGTGGGACTTCAGCAAATACTACGTGAGCAACTTTGCCCGTGATTTGCTGAGCAAGATTGCGGGAGACCCACTCTTTAATCCAAATGACATCAACAGCAGCCTCTACAAGAAAGTTAAAGCTCTGGAGTCTGTTAGG gTTTTGAGAATGCAGCTATTTCATATGAAAAACCTCTTCAAGACGTGTCGATTTTCAAAAGA GGTCCTTGAGCAGTTTGACATCCTTCCTGGTCACTTGACCGAGGACCTTCACTTGTTTTCCCTAAATGATCTCTCGGCCATGCGCAATGGAGAATTAGCCCCCCGAATGAAGGAGCTGCTTAAACTTGGAACTGTGCATGTAGCGGGCTGTGTG CTGTGCCAGGCAAAGGGCTTCGTGTGCGAGTTCTGCGGCAACGAAAAAGACATCATCTTTCCCTTTCAACTGAGCAAGTGCCAGCGCTGCGAAG AGTGTCATGCTTGTTACCACCGCAGTTGCTTCAGAATCACGAAGGACTGCCCCCGGTGTCAGAGGCTGGCCGATCGGCGAGAGAAGATGGAGCAACAAGAGGACGAGGGTGGCGGAATTTAG